One part of the Haliotis asinina isolate JCU_RB_2024 chromosome 2, JCU_Hal_asi_v2, whole genome shotgun sequence genome encodes these proteins:
- the LOC137274032 gene encoding NADH dehydrogenase [ubiquinone] 1 subunit C2-like, translating to MPTVSLGEAVGCLAGIGGACLLNLTARKPLQTGIYKHALLGAAGFYLGTAIDTWNNRKRQEKLLILEDYVRQHPEDFPELEPKKYRDVLTPWSPVR from the exons ATGCCGACAGTAAGCTTAGGAGAAGCTGTAGGTTGTTTGGCAGGCATTGGTGGAGCTTGTTTGTTGAATTTGACTGCCAGGAAACCACTTCAGACAG GGATCTACAAGCATGCACTGCTGGGTGCGGCAGGCTTCTACCTGGGCACAGCTATTGATACGTGGAACAACAGGAAGAGGCAGGAGAAGCTGCTGATCCTGGAGGACTACGTCAGGCAGCACCCAGAGGACTTCCCAGAACTAG AACCTAAGAAATACAGGGATGTTCTCACACCTTGGAGCCCTGTTCGCTAG
- the LOC137274013 gene encoding uncharacterized protein, with protein sequence MERKLLVVKDLPACSEDTIINYLEIICDNGVEDIHFYDDRVKHIALVTMETDIEDFGSCQRKAKKRRIEGQEVTLEEVSPADGILVKELPPRITEDTLRFYFETTKAGGVDDAVTDSVIWKNLLVATVLFNDTNVVQRVLKKDLHKPQKNSPAVEITPYYHAFHEEVLQYLNSLQSSSASSSASSSLSGYTTEDTGSPLTTRRSEETWSSLTALNAEETKGLVTTPCTEGTWSSLISAETSSNPVESLDNGWHSPDVHCPWTSVLATPLTESTSAMKSLSRATSENMTMTSLTGAPHKGEHTFGASHPLQEPSRNQVKEVGQVRELVNCHEALLSNAAPADKLLPKPKLVSPHSPQEERRTSLDDVDLNHLIPDRIPEFKPYVPELAKHCEAPLSSSAPPEKPPKLKPPKPKPKPKPRPKPKPADVPEETIGKTSVTFPEAHVKLLQASRVENEFPRCKLTIKNGSITIEGPEYILQEVTLKLYEKNHSISASTHEVSVVIAEILLSKKGKSYLENELTVSGTSVCYVNGTSIHCVSFSESETGTMIKDLKKLIGQETVNLDQSHMHYLKSPEWKAMHDRIEKEMMVKVTHNAGKNKLTIDGLNGDVKLVKGELLGELKRHAHVAKQFEVSGVKGKCMKIIFQNNIAEIKKKLCSEGGGMDETSSVSSLKIKMEGTPKDVDDKIKRLKQLEEKVWHERLHLGKDVAKEKDLNLLVRGIQRSDPKAIVASFEAQHPNYFLELNLPLMKATPESTTASNGFEKLSRSYSLEKLNSSDGQVETIRVFDDHRTSSHFDHPITPPVPQATSIKVGNITVSVHKGDVTKEKSDVLVNVVSRSLTLGETAVSSAFMKSGGASFIQHFEMMKTRYVPGNVIQTPASGNLSTKKVFTIVLDKWSPPKSKTVFKALIDVSLKTADAASFTSIAFAAVGCGKLLRFPESFVASAIVSTIRNNSTLQNLKIVKLVLYDRQTYQKFLDEISPRHSMRHSITFADLEELHGTRPRQDISSSKSIMHSGTKITVQQGDITRFKATVLVNMVTGDLDLRSTAVSQAFTRAGGKPFVQDFEIAKSSPATTGIIVTSGGNLPCSYVYHVTLKKWHSGSRQEYTDIIRECFKLAEGYNTSSIAFPSLGCGVLLKYPPDFVASCLIDNAKASSVANVTFVVYDQPVLQIFMDQLTSGTSQAASNNDPHLESENYATLRHFAKFSREGRVPTAEAKTANVVIFGKDKKTCNDAKAALAKQLKEDFLHTQIIEHEDLLKLPKKSIESMQSTAKRNGIWIKFPNPDKRSKKDKPQLKLKGEKKCVLLVKVQVQDILLQTKKTEHKPKHTKEKRGTREFLAEMGSMTEFHTPSYWTQFKSTKSLADVLKGLFIQSPKSNHDLVKVDKTTYDAIDTLVQKTWDSTLVGQGKDALNLSHKAINVIDIQRLENPELFKRYCQKRSSRFTDAARIGHRCTPIEKLKGSQGPVKTSMQKIDILTKDMYSEVNEYYFFHGTKMDRLQAILTSGLDSRVGNTNAMFGSGVYGAESSTKADQYTDDKNARTTGSKQMMLMRMTLGEPFLTNDKNSPKYRRPPCQDPNHRAETCDKNHGQCHSVIGDGSWLFREFVVYEPELCYPEYIITYNRV encoded by the exons ATTTCGGCAGTTGTCAGAGAAAGGCCAAGAAACGTCGTATTGAAGGGCAGGAAGTGACGCTGGAGGAGGTGTCTCCTGCTGATGGCATTCTCGTTAAAGAACTACCCCCAAGGATCACAGAGGACACCCTCAGGTTCTACTTTGAAACAACCAAGGCGGGTGGTGTTGATGATGCCGTCACTGACAGTGTCATCTGGAAGAACCTACTAGTAGCAACTGTCTTGTTTAACGACACAAATG TTGTACAAAGGGTACTGAAGAAGGATTTGCACAAACCACAGAAGAACAGCCCAGCGGTTGAGATCACACCCTACTATCATGCATTCCATGAAGAGGTACTGCAGTACCTCAACAGTCTGCAGTCATCTTCAGCCTCATCTTCAGCCTCATCTTCATTATCAGGATACACAACAGAAGATACTGGGAGCCCCTTGACCACACGTCGTAGTGAAGAAACATGGAGTTCACTGACTGCACTTAACGCTGAAGAAACCAAGGGTCTTGTAACTACACCTTGTACTGAAGGCACATGGAGCTCTCTTATTTCAGCTGAAACCTCTTCAAATCCTGTGGAATCACTGGATAATGGCTGGCATTCACCTGATGTTCATTGTCCATGGACGAGTGTACTTGCTACTCCACTCACTGAATCCACATCAGCTATGAAGAGTTTGTCAAGAGCCACATCTGAAAACATGACCATGACTTCATTGACTGGCGCTCCACATAAAGGGGAACACACATTTGGAGCATCACATCCTCTGCAGGAACCATCTAGAAACCAAGTTAAGGAGGTTGGACAGGTTCGTGAGCTTGTTAATTGTCATGAAGCACTTCTCAGCAATGCTGCTCCTGCAGACAAGCTTCTACCTAAACCCAAATTGGTGTCACCACATTCTCCTCAGGAGGAAAGGAGGACGAGTCTTGATGATGTTGATTTAAATCACTTGATTCCAGACCGAATTCCTGAGTTTAAGCCATATGTTCCTGAGCTTGCTAAACATTGTGAAGCTCCTCTTTCCAGTTCTGCTCCTCCAGAGAAGCCCCCCAAACTAAAGCCCCCAAAACCAAAGCCGAAGCCAAAACCCAGACCAAAACCCAAACCAGCTGATGTTCCAGAGGAAACCATTGGTAAAACATCTGTTACTTTTCCTGAGGCCCATGTAAAACTCTTACAAGCTTCAAGAGTAGAAAATGAGTTTCCCAGGTGTAAGTTGACCATTAAGAATGGTTCCATCACCATTGAAGGCCCTGAATATATCCTACAGGAAGTGACACTGAAGCTTTATGAGAAGAACCACAGCATCTCTGCTTCTACTCATGAAGTTTCTGTGGTGATTGCTGAGATCTTGTTGTCCAAGAAAGGCAAAAGCTACCTAGAAAATGAACTGACAGTATCTGGGACTTCAGTGTGCTATGTCAATGGTACCAGCATACACTGTGTGTCATTTTCTGAGTCGGAAACCGGGACAATGATAAAAGACTTGAAGAAGCTGATAGGTCAGGAAACTGTGAACTTGGATCAATCCCACATGCACTACTTGAAGAGTCCAGAATGGAAAGCGATGCATGACCGCATTGAAAAAGAGATGATGGTGAAGGTGACCCACAATGCTGGTAAGAACAAGCTGACCATTGATGGACTTAATGGTGATGTGAAACTGGTGAAGGGCGAACTATTGGGGGAGCTGAAGAGACATGCTCATGTTGCCAAGCAGTTCGAGGTCTCAGGAGTCAAGGGCAAGTGTATGAAGATCATCTTCCAAAATAATATAGCAGAGATCAAGAAGAAATTATG CTCCGAGGGAGGAGGAATGGATGAAACAAGCAGTGTGTCAAGCCTCAAAATTAAGATGGAGGGGACGCCAAAGGATGTGGATGACAAGATAAAAAGGTTGAAGCAGCTGGAGGAGAAAGTTTGGCATGAACGACTACATCTGGGCAAGGATGTGGCTAAAGAGAAAG ACTTAAACTTGTTGGTCCGAGGTATACAGCGAAGTGACCCAAAGGCCATAGTGGCCTCCTTCGAGGCTCAGCATCCAAATTATTTCCTAGAACTGAATCTTCCTTTGATGAAAGCTACACCAGAATCAACAACAGCCAGCAATGG ATTTGAGAAGCTAAGTCGAAGTTATTCACTAGAGAAGCTAAATAGCTCTGACGGCCAGGTGGAGACAATACGTGTCTTTGATGATCACCGTACATCCAGCCACTTTGACCATCCAATTACCCCACCAGTACCACAGGCAACCTCTATCAAAGTTGGAAATATAACAGTTTCTGTCCACAAGGGTGATGTGACCAAAGAGAAG TCTGATGTCCTGGTGAATGTGGTGTCAAGGAGTCTGACACTGGGAGAAACAGCTGTATCATCCGCTTTCATGAAATCTGGAGGTGCATCATTTATTCAG CACTTTGAAATGATGAAGACACGTTATGTTCCTGGCAATGTCATACAGACACCGGCAAGTGGGAACCTGTCTACAAAGAAAGTATTCACCATTGTTCTGGACAAGTGGAGTCCTCCTAAATCTAAAACT GTCTTCAAGGCCCTGATTGATGTTTCTCTGAAGACGGCTGATGCTGCATCGTTCACCTCCATCGCATTTGCTGCAGTGGGTTGTGGAAAGCTGCTCCGTTTTCCCGAGAGCTTTGTGGCGTCAGCCATTGTGTCAACTATCAGAAATAATTCCACACTACAAAACCTGAAG ATTGTCAAACTTGTGCTTTACGACAGACAAACCTATCAAAAGTTCCTGGATGAAATCAGTCCAAGGCATTCCATGAGACATTCCA TTACTTTTGCTGATCTGGAAGAGTTACATGGCACCAGACCTAG ACAAGACATTTCAAGCAGTAAATCTATCATGCACAGTGGCACAAAGATCACAGTGCAGCAAGGGGACATAACCAGGTTCAAG GCAACTGTGCTGGTGAATATGGTAACTGGTGACTTGGACCTTAGGTCTACGGCTGTGTCCCAAGCCTTTACACGTGCAGGTGGAAAACCCTTTGTACAG GACTTTGAGATAGCGAAAAGCAGCCCAGCAACCACTGGCATCATTGTGACATCAGGTGGCAACCTGCCCTGTAGTTACGTGTATCATGTGACGCTCAAGAAGTGGCATAGTGGTTCCCGACAG GAATATACAGATATTATCCGTGAGTGCTTCAAGTTGGCAGAAGGTTACAACACATCGTCCATTGCCTTCCCATCATTGGGATGTGGGGTTCTCCTCAAGTACCCTCCAGACTTTGTGGCTTCTTGTCTTatagacaatgccaaggcttcTTCAGTAGCT AATGTGACTTTTGTGGTGTATGACCAGCCAGTTctccagatcttcatggatcaGCTGACAAGTGGCACATCACAAGCAGCATCTAACAATGACCCTCATCTTGAGTCAGAGAACTATGCAACTCTCCGTCATTTTGCTAAGTTTTCAAGAGAAG GACGTGTTCCAACAGCAGAGGCCAAGACAGCTAATGTTGTGATATTTGGAAAGGATAAGAAGACATGCAACGATGCCAAGGCAGCTCTTGCCAAACAACTAAAGGAGGATTTCTTACACACACAGATTATTGAGCATGAAGATCTGCTGAAACTTCCCAAGAAATCTATAGAAAGCATGCAGTCTACAGCCAAGCGTAATGGAATATGGATCAAGTTTCCCAATCCCG ACAAGAGAAGTAAAAAAGATAAACCACAACTAAAGCTGAAAGGAGAAAAGAAGTGTGTGCTTCTGGTGAAGGTGCAGGTCCAAGACATTCTTCTTCAAACAAAGAAGACTGAACACAAACCTAAGCATACAAAAGAGAAACGAGGAACACGAGAATTTTTGGCTGAAATGGGTTCAATGACTGAATTTCACACTCCTTCCTACTGGACCCAATTCAAAAGTACCAAATCACTTGCAGATGTGCTGAAAGGCTTATTTATACAAAGTCCAAAGAGCAATCATGATCTGGTGAAAGTGGACAAGACAACATATGATGCCATTGACACACTTGTTCAGAAAACATGGGATTCCACGCTGGTTGGACAAGGGAAGGATGCTCTTAACCTGAGTCACAAAGCAATCAATGTGATAGACATACAGAGGCTTGAGAATCCAGAATTATTTAAAAGATATTGTCAAAAGAGGTCATCTCGGTTCACTGATGCCGCTAGAATTGGTCATAGATGCACTCCTATTGAGAAACTCAAAGGTTCACAAGGGCCTGTGAAGACTTCCATGCAGAAGATAGATATACTGACAAAGGACATGTATTCAGAGGTCAATGAATACTACTTTTTCCATGGTACAAAAATGGACAGACTCCAAGCAATTTTGACCAGCGGATTAGATTCTCGAGTTGGCAACACTAATGCAATGTTTGGAAGTGGAGTCTATGGAGCGGAGAGCTCAACTAAAGCAGATCAGTACACCG ATGACAAGAATGCGAGAACAACAGGGAGCAAACAGATGATGCTTATGAGGATGACACTTGGGGAACCGTTCCTCACAAATGACAAAAATTCCCCAAAATATCGGCGACCACCTTGTCAAGATCCAAATCACAGGGCAGAAACATGTGACAAAAATCATGGTCAGTGCCATTCTGTTATTGGCGACGGATCATGGCTGTTCCGAGAGTTTGTTGTCTATGAACCGGAACTCTGCTACCCAGAATACATCATTACGTACAACAGGGTCTGA